The following coding sequences are from one Lycium ferocissimum isolate CSIRO_LF1 chromosome 3, AGI_CSIRO_Lferr_CH_V1, whole genome shotgun sequence window:
- the LOC132051030 gene encoding protein SOB FIVE-LIKE 5-like: MDYGILADSECSSGCESGWTLYLENSVLPPLTSCKANKFSHEKFVETEQDEEEEDLSMVSDASSGPPHFGEEEYYGQNNNGGFFFHAPNINVTLPKSNPKKQKAKEKQQPSALDDTASSPIFNFSNNNFNDTTSVDNVLDFSQGHSTTHFQRRSTYQEQYGFFQSSLLPGNQLQENQWFEGKSSYQF, translated from the exons atggaTTATGGAATTCTTGCAGATTCAGAATGTAGTAGTGGATGTGAGTCTGGTTGGACTCTATACTTGGAAAATTCTGTCCTTCCTCCTTTAACTTCTTGCAAAGCCAATAAATTTTCACATGAAAAGTTTGTAGAGACAGAAcaagacgaagaagaagaagatttgTCTATGGTTTCTGATGCATCTTCTGGACCTCCTCATTTTGGTGAAGAAGAATACTATGGACAAAACAATAATGGAGGCTTCTTTTTTCATGCTCCCAATATTAATGTTACATTGCCTAAAAGCAATCCCAAAAAGCAGAAAGCAAAGGAAAAACAACAACCTTCTGCACTGGATGATACAGCTAGCTCTCCTATCTTCAATTTCTCCAAT AACAACTTTAATGACACAACTTCAGTGGATAATGTATTGGACTTTTCACAAGGTCACTCTACAACTCACTTTCAG AGGAGATCTACATACCAGGAGCAATATGGTTTCTTCCAGTCATCTCTGCTACCTGGAAACCAATTGCAAGAAAACCA GTGGTTTGAAGGGAAAAGCAGCTATCAGTTTTAG